The proteins below are encoded in one region of Vicia villosa cultivar HV-30 ecotype Madison, WI unplaced genomic scaffold, Vvil1.0 ctg.000001F_1_1_2_unsc, whole genome shotgun sequence:
- the LOC131621305 gene encoding uncharacterized protein LOC131621305 produces MSYNIRGGGFSVKRKRVSSFIQQHKIDVCFIQETKTECFSDSLAREFWGSKEVDWSAGNSIGASGGMVILWGKGAVSVNFSFRGKGFVGINIEWKGKIYNLINVYAPCNRKDRGLVWLELLALKNRRGPEDWCIVGDFNEVLNGEERLDVSSNRDRLGMEEFAGFVENMDLVDVNCVGGGDSLGLKTMGRP; encoded by the coding sequence ATGTCATACAATATCAGGGGAGGTGGTTTTTCTGTGAAAAGGAAAAGGGTCAGTTCTTTTATTCAACAGCATAAAATCGATGTTTGTTTTATCCAAGAAACAAAAACTGAGTGTTTTAGTGACAGCTTAGCTAGGGAGTTTTGGGGGTCTAAGGAGGTGGATTGGTCTGCGGGGAATTCGATAGGAGCTTCTGGAGGTATGGTGATTCTGTGGGGTAAAGGGGCGGTGTCGGTTAATTTCAGCTTTCGGGGTAAAGGCTTCGTGGGTATAAATATAGAGTGGAAGGGTAAGATTTATAATCTTATTAATGTTTACGCACCTTGCAACAGGAAGGATAGGGGTCTGGTTTGGCTGGAGCTGTTAGCTCTGAAAAATAGACGAGGGCCGGAGGATTGGTGTATCGTAGGTGATTTTAACGAGGTGCTGAATGGGGAGGAGAGGTTGGATGTTTCTAGCAATCGCGATCGTTTAGGGATGGAAGAGTTTGCCGGTTTCGTGGAAAATATGGATCTGGTAGACGTTAATTGTGTGGGGGGGGGAGATTCACTTGGTTTAAAGACAATGGGAAGGCCATGA
- the LOC131621306 gene encoding uncharacterized protein LOC131621306: MVELDSGVDTELADSGADAVSVQQRLFLVTELLVELQQQGLRVHGNGEDTFHWSTEASGIFTVSSCYNRFREKLSGAPLDNSTVLALAQIWKVNAPSKILLFGWRFIINKLATKDLLVKRGILSEGDDSRCVFCDKEDESQRHLFDLCEVTKRVWRKVYDWVGVDTCLSRDEFVNYFHYCQKIKCVKTRIIGAVVWLST, from the coding sequence ATGGTGGAATTAGACAGTGGCGTCGACACCGAGCTGGCTGACAGCGGTGCTGATGCTGTCTCGGTACAGCAGCGCCTGTTTCTGGTTACTGAGTTGCTGGTCGAGCTTCAACAGCAAGGTCTCCGAGTGCATGGCAACGGCGAGGATACTTTCCATTGGAGTACGGAGGCGAGTGGTATTTTCACGGTGAGTTCTTGCTACAACCGCTTTAGAGAGAAACTTTCGGGGGCCCCTCTTGATAATTCTACGGTTTTAGCTTTAGCCCAAATTTGGAAAGTTAATGCCCCCTCGAAAATCCTTTTATTCGGATGGCGGTTTATTATCAATAAACTTGCAACAAAAGACCTTTTGGTCAAAAGGGGAATTCTATCGGAAGGTGATGATTCTAGATGTGTTTTTTGTGATAAGGAGGATGAGTCGCAACGTCACTTGTTTGATCTTTGCGAAGTGACTAAAAGGGTGTGGAGGAAAGTCTATGATTGGGTTGGCGTTGACACTTGTTTATCTAGAGACGAGTTTGTGAATTATTTTCACTATTGCCAGAAAATTAAGTGTGTCAAGACTAGAATCATTGGGGCGGTGGTGTGGTTATCAACG